A region of Culicoides brevitarsis isolate CSIRO-B50_1 chromosome 1, AGI_CSIRO_Cbre_v1, whole genome shotgun sequence DNA encodes the following proteins:
- the LOC134827384 gene encoding ras-specific guanine nucleotide-releasing factor RalGPS2-like, translating to MAYTGLPHELSSDSIRLVLVDDENWTTDKTPNSAKDKGLKGITVELDRLQMSSEKLRAPISHHTSKFRDKTPKPRPNNKYCTISPEMTGSPKKHHLIHHHPQGQRIAAIKSQSLPRNSSLTSVNSAESGITAVAEVDTTVGNVLCLAVDDLASQMTLLDKQVFAAIQISEFQSCCWTKKEKCITSPNIVAMTRRFNNVSFWVVQEILNGVTAKERADIISHCIKIAKRLYELNNLHSLFAIVSALRSASIYRMNNTWNALSKKDKQTLDKLAQLFSEDNNWETLRQYLETLKLPCIPYLGLYLTDLVYIDLAFPNRTKGLDIESTRESKMNNILRIISEFQSSDYSFIEAKPEIQKYLQSMRYIEELQNIFEEEQYKKSLLLEPKMQTSTPSTSKESVVSNLNLSPAKSSSMRATSSAVGPNGMLLSQKFKPGHRKCQSLGTNIFHRFQNQTQLRPCSSSANKSGIVNGGADVVNRHLLDDSELNETPKDIPESPQELHDISLKSPLSDSLDFQGYVRRKTILKEGKKPTVSSWQRFWIQIWANSLIYFPPKSLKGCERSDFKREPSKIRSLEGWRATSVENTQQGNTFQLINQDLGHIYKFRTSSSEMTSLWLKALQGNNNDQEKQTAGNGTRQVNSKYGSANLMTFE from the exons ATGGCTTATACGGGCCTTCCTCATGAACTATCATCAGATTCGATTCGTCTTGTTCTCGTCGATGATGAGAACTGGACAACTGATAAAACTCCAAATAGTGCAAAGGACAAGGGATTGAAAGGAATAACAGTTGAATTGGATCGTCTTCAGATGAgtagtgaaaaattaagag CTCCAATTAGTCATCACACAAGCAAGTTTCGTGATAAAACTCCAAAGCCAAGACCAAACAACAAATACTGTACAATATCTCCGGAAATGACGGGATCACCAAAGAAACATCATCtcattcatcatcatccgcAAGGTCAACGAATTGCTGCCATAAAATCACAATCTCTGCCCCGTAATTCATCATTGACTTCCGTAAATAGTGCTGAATCGGGCATCACAGCTGTTGCAGAAGTAGATACAACTGTTGGAAATGTTTTATGCTTGGCTGTCGATGATCTGGCATCACAAATGACACTTTTAGACAAACAAGTTTTCGCTGCAATCCAAATCTCCGAGTTTCAGAGTTGTTGTTggacaaaaaaagagaaatgcaTTACATCGCCGAATATCGTGGCAATGACAAGACGATTTAACAACGTTAGTTTTTGGGTAGTGCAAGAAATATTAAATGGCGTAACTGCCAAAGAACGTGCCGACATAATTTCGcattgcataaaaattgcaaaacgtTTGTACGAACTCAATAATTTGCATTCGTTGTTCGCCATTGTCTCTGCCTTACGAAGCGCAAGTATCTATCGAATGAATAACACATGGAATGCTCTTTCGAAGAAAGATAAGCAAACACTCGATAAGCTCGCGCAATTGTTTAGCGAAGACAATAATTGGGAGACATTGCGACAATATTTGGAAACTCTAAAATTGCCCTGCATTCCTTATTTGGGCTTATATCTCACCGATTTGGTCTACATTGATCTCGCATTTCCAAATCGAACGAAGGGACTCGACATCGAATCAACACGCGAATCTAAAATGAACAATATTTTACGAATCATATCGGAATTCCAATCATCTGACTACAGTTTTATTGAGGCAAAGCCGGAAATACAGAAATACTTGCAATCAATGCGATACATCGAAGAACTACAAAATATCTTCGAAGAGGAGcaatacaaaaaatctctCTTACTTGAACCAAAAATGCAAACGAGCACTCCGAGTACAAGCAAAGAATCAGTAGTATCGAATTTAAATCTTTCTCCCGCAAAATCAAGCTCTATGAGAGCTACATCAAGTGCTGTTGGACCAAATGGAATGTTGCTCTCACAAAAGTTCAAACCGGGACACAGAAAATGTCAAAGTTTgggaacaaatatttttcatcgtttCCAAAATCAG actCAATTACGCCCGTGTTCTTCATCTGCAAACAAATCAGGCATTGTAAACGGAGGCGCAGATGTTGTAAATCGTCATCTTTTAGATGATTCTGAGCTCAATGAAACTCCCAAAGATATCCCCGAGTCTCCGCAAGAACTTCATGACATCAGCTTAAAAAGCCCTCTATCTGATAGTTTGGATTTCCAAGGTTACGTTCgtcgaaaaacaattttgaaggAAGGCAAGAAACCAACTGTTAGTTCATGGCAACGTTTTTGGATTCAAATATGGGCAAATTCTCTCATCTACTTCCCGCCGAAATCCCTGAAGGGTTGCGAACGAAGTGACTTTAAACGTGAGCCCAGCAAAATTCGATCTCTCGAAGGATGGCGTGCAACAAGCGTCGAAAATACTCAACAAGGAAACACTTTTCAACTGATCAACCAAGATTTGGGACACATTTATAAATTCAGAACAAGCTCATCGGAGATGACATCTTTGTGGTTGAAAGCACTTCAGGGAAACAATAACGATCAAGAGAAACAAACTGCAGGCAATGGAACTCGACAAGTAAACTCCAAATATGGATCTGCGAATCTCATGACATTTGAATGA
- the LOC134827393 gene encoding vesicle transport protein USE1 produces the protein MSAKLELTIRGLLKNIEDAVEEDSTDWRIKKYVRTLDGLLADLEHFDPEETNIDTYKKRAAAVKKEINYKEQVEKKPSGTVGDVMTEINSIKNAKIHQELRKELLGSENNGLRHRNVVGGDDNLEQAVKHYSNIQEKLAEEMLLLTQNLKEQTQTANMIIKKDTEIVSRSSQMTEKNYDVLASESNKLQDHSKRAWKCWMLFFILLVIVIFITMVLFMRVTKKRTS, from the exons ATGTCAGCAAAATTGGAACTGACGATTCGGGGTctcctaaaaaatattgaagatgCTGTTGAGGAGGACAGTACTGATTGGAGAATAAAGAAATATGTACGAACTTTGGATGGATTGTTGGCGGATTTGGAACATTT tGATCCAGAAGAAACCAACATTGATACTTATAAGAAACGAGCTGCTGCAGTAAAAAAGGAGATTAACTACAAAGAACAAGTAGAAAAGAAACCAAGCGGAACAGTTGGCGATGTCATGacagaaattaattcaattaaaaatgcaaaaatccaTCAAGAGCTTCGAAAAGAATTGCTTGGAAGTGAAAATAATGGCTTGCGACACAGAAACGTTGTTGGAGGAGATGACAATCTTGAACAAGCTGTGAAACATTATTCAaacattcaagaaaaattagctGAAGAAATGTTACTGTTGACACAAAACCTGAAAGAACAAACGCAAACTGCCAACATGATCATTAAGAAAGACACAGAAATTGTTTCGCGTTCCTCACAAATGACAGAAAAGAATTATGACGTACTCGCAAGTGAATCCAACAAATTGCAAGATCATTCTAAACGAGCATGGAAATGTTGGATGCTCTTTTTCATATTGTTAGTCATCGTTATATTCATTA caatggTCCTTTTTATGCGAGTAACGAAAAAACGAACgtcatag
- the LOC134827382 gene encoding apoptotic chromatin condensation inducer in the nucleus has translation MRRKSERATPKKAETAVTPRRTRRGRGAARSPTPEEVEETPVDETPQVQETEESEDEVIPLPKKRGRRSTRQPSTDAESTPTTKRRGRQRRVTQVSEVIEEETPAVTEEQETVPEEETEEENVVQEAQEIETTADEEPEQTSELVEENRQEEEQTSLEQKEEIVPIDDESNAVSEAPSEPVAEEVSEEKESNHETVPVEESSKDSDIVEIQPAQDDFAQSINEESVQEEKKEVDHESEKVVQEKEQEPEETAPETPKRQRRKFTAHSSIQETQNEQKHGESEDKTNDEEVSTKKSSEKEQLQQTEKDDDNDTERVSNKKRSSRSKENDHNNIDVVTNTNNKHKSSIKSGGVIEHEELNKDDKEHETEAHNDEKENEPSATAAISAAPLPAGQRKRKWITQKSTDNKQAIISISTDSLKELIPEVVPVPLNDIQMDVSLEAGEIADDSNSENTENKENARKRRISEKSVENEKLKKRKPENDQEKSQVTNNKEKQSLPPSPPKQTQSNILYITNLVRPFTVLQLKGLLARTGKIVENGFWIDKIKSKCYVKYETEDEAVETRHALHGVRWPASNPKCLNVDFGRDKDMEKAIISTLEDASRAMATTDASKETSGGFGWTKADAFRADVDEKKSWDKDRPVREWDLGKKDEHRDDDDNRDERRRDRGDRKHDQNDVDRRRHSRSVSPGRRKERKSENEPPIRLLDDLFRKTKATPCIYWLPLTAEQIAEREEIRRKRLEEQERQQKEMNKQREERIKERERLRQERRSRSRENRDRDKRRRSRSRSRSRDRRRYNR, from the exons ATGCGACGAAAAAGTGAGCGCGCTACGCCAAAAAAGGCAGAAACAGCAGTAACTCCTCGTCGAACTCGTCGAGGTAGAGGAGCTGCAAGATCTCCCACGCCTGAAGAAGTAGAGGAGACTCCCGTCGATGAAACTCCCCAAGTTCAAGAAACAGAAGAGTCTGAGGACGAAGTTATACCTTTGCCAAAGAAACGGGGACGCAGAAGTACGAGACAACCATCGACGGATGCAGAGTCTACGCCAACAACAAAGCGTCGAGGACGTCAAAGACGAGTAACACAAGTTTCTGAAGTAATTGAGGAAGAAACGCCCGCAGTTACTGAAGAACAAGAAACAGTTCCAGAAGAAGAAACAGAAGAGGAAAATGTCGTGCAAGAAGCACAAGAAATCGAAACAACTGCTGATGAAGAACCCGAACAAACTTCTGAATTAGTAGAGGAAAATCGTCAAGAGGAAGAGCAAACATCTCTTGAACAGAAAGAAGAAATTGTACCTATTGACGATGAAAGCAACGCTGTCAGTGAAGCTCCCTCTGAACCTGTAGCCGAAGAAGTTTCAGAAGAAAAAGAGTCAAATCATGAAACTGTTCCTGTAGAAGAATCTTCTAAAGATTCGGATATTGTTGAGATTCAACCTGCTCAAGACGATTTTGCGCAAAGTATAAATGAAGAAAGTGTTCaggaagaaaagaaagaagttGATCATGAGAGTGAAAAAGTAGTTCAAGAAAAAGAGCAAGAGCCTGAAGAAACTGCTCCTGAAACTCCAAAACGACAACGCCGCAAGTTTACAGCGCATTCCAGTATTCAAGAGAcacaaaacgaacaaaaacacGGTGAAAGTGAAGATAAAACCAACGATGAAGAAGTTTCTACAAAAAAGTCGTCTGAGAAAGAACAACTTCAACAAACTGAAAAAGATGATGACAACGATACTGAAAGggtaagtaataaaaaacgGTCTTCAAGGTCAAAGGAAAATGATCATAACAATATTGATGTTGTGacaaatacaaataataaacacAAATCATCAATCAAAAGTGGCGGCGTGATCGAGCACGAAGAGCTAAACAAAGACGACAAGGAACATGAAACTGAAGCACACAATGATGAGAAGGAAAATGAACCAAGTGCAACTGCGGCAATTTCTGCTGCTCCGCTTCCTGCGGGTCAACGAAAACGCAAATGGATTACGCAAAAATCCACAGATAACAAACAAGCCATAATATCAATTTCGACGGATTCTCTGAAAGAATTGATTCCGGAAGTTGTTCCTGTGCCCCTCAATGACATTCAAATGGATGTTTCTCTTGAGGCAGGCGAAATTGCTGATGATTCAAATTCTGAAAACAcggaaaataaggaaaatgcACGCAAACGACGTATTTCTGAGAAATCGGTAGAAAATGAGAAACTCAAAAAGCGGAAGCCTGAAAATGATCAAGAAAAATCACAAGTCACAAACAACAAGGAAAAGCAATCTTTACCGCCATCTCCTCCCAAACAAACACAGTCAAACATTTTGTATATCACAAATTTAGTAAGACCTTTCACAGTTTTGCAACTCAAAGGTTTATTGGCACGCACGggcaaaattgtcgaaaatggATTTTGGATTGATAAAATCAAATCTAAATGTTACGTTAAATACGAAACTGAAGA TGAAGCTGTTGAGACAAGACACGCATTACATGGCGTTCGTTGGCCCGCTTCGAATCCGAAATGTTTGAATGTCGATTTCGGGCGAGATAAAGATATGGAAAAGGCTATTATTTCAACATTAGAAGATGCTTCTCGCGCCATGGCAACAACTGATGCATCAAAGGAAACTTCCGGAGGCTTTGGATGGACAAAAGCAGATGCTTTTCGTGCGGATGTTGACGAAAAGAAATCATGG gATAAGGATCGTCCCGTACGTGAATGGGATCTTGGCAAGAAGGATGAACACAGAGATGACGATGATAACAGAGATGAAAGACGACGTGACAGAGGAGATCGCAAACATGATCAAAATGATGTAGACAGGCGTCGTCATTCGCGATCAGTTTCACctg GTCGTCGCAAGGAACGCAAATCAGAAAATGAGCCTCCAATTCGTCTTTTAGATGACTTATTTAGAAAAACGAAAGCAACTCCTTGTATCTATTGGTTGCCGTTGACAGCGGAACAA ATTGCTGAACGCGAAGAAATTCGTCGTAAACGTTTGGAGGAGCAAGAACGTCAACAAAAGGAAATGAATAAGCAACGCGAAGAACGTATTAAAGAACGTGAGCGTTTAAGACAAGAAAGACGATCTCGTTCACGCGAAAACAGAGACAGAGACAAGCGTCGAAGAAGTCGTTCGAGAAGTCGTAGCAGAGATAGGCGTCGTTATAATCGCTAA
- the LOC134827391 gene encoding hsp70-binding protein 1, whose product MSQEDANRRHPRDLQGLLRFAMEATRAEDAPHPSVFQEMDPERRRFLEEAIRSLTIDVVEQIQKAMKILIEGQASAQEQKEALDTVIDFIENIDTANDFYKIGGFCILLPGLESPYAEVRQGTAELIGELAQNNPFCQEHLLELNVLPKLIELLTDEANVANHALHAISCIIRHNEACLRGFLEIGGAECLVGVLESGHEKLLIKTAFLLSTLCVEDSKLREDVIKFGAVERLIRHIAPRTEYDPLLETALSALYVLTESETAITQCQDSRFNLCYTLEDVIKVSGNNDVFQECIGYAEGLIKRCFTPTSPEETDR is encoded by the exons atgtccCAAGAAGATGCAAATCGAAGACATCCAAGAGATCTTCAA GGTCTTTTGAGATTCGCGATGGAAGCAACACGAGCAGAAGATGCTCCGCATCCATCAGTGTTTCAAGAAATGGATCCCGAACGAAGACGTTTCCTTGAAGAAGCAATTAGATCTCTAACAATTGATGTTGTCGAACAAATACAAAAAGCCATGAAGATTCTCATTGAAGGACAAGCATCTGCACAAGAGCAAAAAGAAGCACTCGACACAGTGattgattttattgaaaacatCGATACTGCAAATGATTTCTACAAAATTGGCGGATTTTGCATTTTACTTCCGGGCTTAGAATCTCCATATGCCGAAGTGAGACAAGGAACGGCAGAATTGATTGGCGAATTGGCGCAAAATAATCCATTTTGTCAAGAGCACTTGCTCGAATTGAATGTTTTGCCAAAACTAATCGAGCTACTAACGGATGAAGCGAATGTTGCGAATCATGCGTTACATGCCATTTCGTGCATAATTCGTCACAACGAAGCTTGTCTTCGAGGCTTTTTGGAAATTGGAGGCGCCGAATGTTTGGTTGGCGTATTAGAAAGCGGGcacgaaaaattgttgattaaaACGGCATTTTTACTGAGCACTTTGTGCGTTGAAGACTCGAAATTAAGAGAGGATGTTATAAAATTCGGTGCTGTTGAACGATTGATTCGTCATATTGCGCCTCGAACAGAATATGATCCGCTACTTGAAACAGCATTGTCGGCGTTGTATGTTTTGACGGAGAGCGAAACCGCAATTACACAATGTCAAGATTCGAGATTCAATCTTTGTTATACTTTGGAAGATGTCATAAAAGTGAGCGGGAATAATGATGTATTTCAAGAATGCATTGGATACGCTGAAGGACTCATAAAGAGATGCTTTACTCCGACATCGCCCGAAGAAACTGATAGATAA
- the LOC134827388 gene encoding uncharacterized protein LOC134827388 gives MLGLVDYSDASSDEEEIDEVEKPSEVIIPSKKLSLPPAKTTNVQISEDEKVEENITTEALIHSRLPKAHKTTVVTNIEEKDDEFLKKKAVPSERPPKGPVKITIPSLSEFKDDELDVKKVGNTSGSSNKSCSLLRMLPKPKTERNFATNDASKGNESSASAVKKVTSLVPDSVKKRQEALKKGEIPQSNKKLQKPKTTTQVESEDEEENDSMDFFSLDKEEKLPDVSSNEIALMVAKRAAKMAETKSKVDDAVFGQQTEEIIEEPQEPAPVYASMDETAVQQLIGGNKAKRAKVTEELNFIEISDADIRPNREEFLRTQLTRQTQFIPTGKLEGYDKTGKRNSQITKLAQRALANEQELEAMWAANRQNKRAASSKYGF, from the exons atgcttggtttggtAGATTATAGCGATGCAAGTAGCGATGAGGAAGAAATAGATGAAGTTGAAAAACCTTCTGAAGTAATTATCCCATCCAAGAAGTTAAGCCTTCCTCCGGCAAAAACCACAAATGTACAAATCTCAGAGGATGAAAAGGTCGAAGAAAATATCACAACAGAAGCATTGATTCATTCAAGATTACCTAAAGCTCACAAAACAACTGTTGTtacaaatattgaagaaaaggATGATGAGTTTCTGAAAAAG aaaGCTGTTCCATCAGAACGCCCTCCGAAAGGACCCGTAAAAATAACGATTCCATCATTGAGTGAATTCAAAGATGATGAATTAGATGTCAAAAAAGTTGGAAACACATCTGGCTCGTCAAACAAAAGTTGTAGTCTTCTTCGAATGTTGCCAAAACCAAAAACAGAAAGAAATTTCGCAACAAACGACGCATCAAAGGGCAATGAATCTTCCGCATCTGCTGTGAAGAAAGTTACGTCTTTGGTACCTGATTCAGTGAAAAAACGACAAGAAGCACTTAAAAAAGGTGAAATTCCCCAAAGTAATAAGAAACTTCAAAAACcgaaaacaacaacacaagTTGAGagcgaagacgaagaagaaaatgatTCAATGGATTTCTTTTCATTggacaaagaagaaaaacttccGGATGTCAGTAGTAACGAAATTGCTTTAATGGTTGCAAAACGCGCTGCAAAAATGGCAGAAACAAAGTCAAAAGTCGATGATGCAGTGTTTGGACAACAAACGGAAGAAATTATAGAAGAACCGCAAGAACCTGCTCCTGTTTACGCTTCAATGGATGAAACTGCAGTACAACAATTGATTGGAGGAAATAAAGCTAAACGAGCGAAAGTTACAGAAGaattaaactttattgaaATTTCGGATGCCGACATTAGACCGAATCGTGAAGAATTTTTACGCACACAATTGACGCGTCAAACACAATTCATTCCGACGGGAAAACTCGAGGGATATGACAAAACGGGAAAACGTAATTCTCAAATAACGAAATTAGCTCAACGAGCGCTCGCAAATGAACAAGAACTTGAAGCTATGTGGGCAGCAAATCGACAAAACAAGCGTGCAGCATCCAGCAAATAcggtttttaa
- the LOC134827389 gene encoding uncharacterized protein LOC134827389 — translation MEFLEETREPNTIETEDYFDDEEEPIESVVIAPPKKIKTVVLASEARSNSGKQKIIQSNENEKFTEHLQKYKSKGATECTKNRIIEGLNCDCDDSNSNVIPTTSIQERFEHRKRVISATRKEVPIPNTKKIKFSNISNTFEIVEGRKIYWNTEKDLKKAKPHMLDTELLDIILGNQIVADMKLNTMYKRLNDIAKTRHIDNLKNDNNASVLESHKLSADNNHSTKSTENLTDFSQIPIRNNDEFESFESELKMNSDTVARFELMLENLGSPENYSDLIKRITSKLFTPNFMESLGWSQTGLGGLQLKETTIKECIYNVFARKYIGIQEEVLNEKFSQHFRSFRLHRNKVRSKQKRKTTLDESSS, via the exons ATggaatttttagaagaaacaaGAGAACCGAATACTATTGAAACAGAAGATTATTTCGATGATGAAGAAGAACCCATTGAAAGTGTTGTTATCGCTCCtccaaagaaaataaaaactgtaGTTTTAGCGTCAGAAGCAAGGTCTAATTCAGGAAAACAGAAAATCATTCAGagtaatgaaaatgaaaaatttacagagCATTTGCAAAAATACAAGTCTAAAGGAGCAACCGAATGTACCAAGAATAGAATAATAGAAGGTTTGAATTGTGATTGTGATGATAGTAATTCAAATGTTATTCCGACAACTTCAATACAAGAACGTTTTGAGCATCGTAAAC GAGTTATTTCTGCAACAAGAAAAGAAGTCCCAATACCAAATacgaaaaagataaaattttctaatatttctaacacttttgaaattgtagaaggacgaaaaatttattggaatactgaaaaag atctAAAAAAGGCTAAACCACACATGTTAGATACGGAATTGTTGGatataattttgggaaatcaAATTGTTGCCGATATGAAACTAAACACTATGTACAAAAGATTAAATGATATTGCGAAAACTAGACACattgacaatttaaaaaatgataataacgcATCAGTATTAGAAAGTCACAAACTTTCAGCGGATAATAATCATTCTACAAAATCTACAGAAAATCTCACAGATTTTTCACAAATCCCAATTCGGAACAATGATGAGTTTGAAAGTTTTGAGTCggaattgaaaatgaattctGATACAGTTGCTCGATTTGAGTTAATGTTGGAAAATCTCGGATCTCCAGAGAATTACAGTGACTTGATAAAACGCATAACAAGCAAATTGTTCACTCCTAACTTCATGGAATCTCTTGGTTGGTCACAAACTGGTTTAGGAGGATTACAGCTGAAAGAAACAACAATAAAGGAATGTATTTATAATGTTTTTGCGAGAAAATACATTGGAATTCAAGAAgaagttttaaatgaaaaattttcgcaacATTTTCGATCATTTCGACTTCATCGCAATAAAGTTCGATCAAAACAGAAGCGAAAAACTACGTTAGATGAATCCTCGagttga
- the LOC134827392 gene encoding large ribosomal subunit protein uL30 — MEKYAVPNKLPSKQVAILAHRRKRITQEKARISQKHSGVKKFKGKGFMKPEAFVATYRKAERDDMRIKRTAEVHSLRPKTFIQDDTKKLILVFRHRGNRIASKSVIHILREMRLSKKYHATLMKVTPENIKLLAAVEPYVSWGYPSIQVLRDLVFKYGFTKEKNKKVNISSNLQIEEALGKHNIICMEDLVHELFTVGPHFDEANSFLTHFVLQAPKTGWEKSKGQHFSKGGECGFRGDAINELFASVL, encoded by the exons atggaGAA ATACGCTGTTCCGAATAAATTGCCATCAAAACAAGTTGCAATTCTCGCACATCGTCGCAAGAGAATAACACAAGAAAAAGCCCGTATTTCACAAAAGCATTCTGGCGTCAAAAAGTTTAAGGGAAAGGGTTTTATGAAGCCCGAAGCTTTTGTGGCGACATATCGAAAGGCAGAGCGTGACGACATGCGAATCAAACGAACAGCTGAAGTTCATAGTTTACGACCCAAAACATTCATTCAAGACGACACAAAGAAACTCATTTTGGTATTTAGGCATCGCGGAAATCGTATTGCATCAAAATCTGTGATCCATATTTTGCGTGAAATGCGTCTCAGCAAAAAGTATCATGCAACATTAATGAAAGTCACTCCGGAGAACATAAAACTTCTCGCTGCTGTCGAGCCATACGTCAGTTGGGGCTATCCTTCGATTCAAGTATTGAGAGATTTGGTCTTCAAATATGGATTTACAAAGGAAAAGAACAAGAAAGTAAACATTTCGAGTAACTTGCAAATAGAAGAAGCCTTGGGAAAACACAACATTATTTGTATGGAAGATTTGGTACATGAGCTTTTCACAGTTGGTCCTCATTTCGATGAAGCAAACAgctttttgacacattttgtcTTGCAAGCTCCAAAAACTGGATGGGAAAAATCAAAAGGTCAACATTTTAGCAAAGGCGGAGAATGTGGTTTTCGAGGAGATGCGATTAACGAACTATTTGCCAgtgttttgtaa